The Verrucomicrobiota bacterium region ATATTAATCGCAGCACTACGTCCACCTTTCCAATCCTTCTTAGAAGGACCGTCAACGGTCTTTTGGGTCGCTGTATAGCTATGGACAGTGGTCATGAGACCTTCATCAATGCCGATTCCTTCTTTCAGGAGGACATGAACGAGGGGAGCCAAACAATTTGTCGTACAGCTGGCATTTGAGATGATCTTGTGGTCGGCAGTGATCTTTTCATCATTGACACCCATGACGACGGTGATGTCTTCACCCTTGGCAGGAGCCGAGATGATCACACGTTTGGCACCGGCAACCAAATGGCCTTTTGCTTTTTCAGCATCGGTGAAAAGTCCAGTGGACTCGATGACGATATCGACACCGTACTTCGCCCATGGCAATTCCGCAGGGGTCCGGGCACTGACGACATCGATGCGGTGTCCATTAACGATCAAAACATCATCTTCCTCTTTGTCGGGAGAGGATTTCGTCGAGGAAACCTCACCTTTGAAACGTCCTTGGGTGGAGTCATACTTAAGGAGATAAGCAAGATTGTCAGCAGGAACGATATCACCCACAGCAACAACTTCGACCTCTTTACCCAAGAGTCCTTGTTCAACGATCGCGCGGAATACGAGACGTCCAATACGTCCGAATCCATTAATAGCAACTTTAGCCATATTTATTTTACTCCAATTTTTTGATGATGTTTCTAAGATGAATTATGTCGAGCGCAAGTTAGCAAATGCTCACCCAGCGTCAACGGGTAAAATGAAGCAATTTGCATTAAGAAAGAGAAATCTTACCCTGTTTAGTAATGAATTATTCATTGACATTGATTTTCTTGCAAAACTTTTTTAAGCCTCGTCTGTTTTATTGAGTGAAAGTAATTACAATGTAAAGTCATCCACCCTATGAGTACAAATACCATTCAAGCATTAAATGAAGAAGTCCAACGTGCCTCCACTTGGATCCAACCCCTCCAACAAGAAATCGGCCGGGTCATTATCGGTCAGAAATATCTAGTAGACCGCCTGATGGTCGGGCTCATTGCCAATGGCCACGTCCTCCTCGAAGGGGTCCCCGGCTTAGCCAAGACACTTTCATTAAAAACCCTCGCGCAAGCCGTTACAGCCCGTTTCCAGAGGATTCAATTCACCCCGGACATGTTACCGGCGGATATTGTCGGCACGCAGATTTATAATCCCCGTGATGGTAACTTTACGACCAAGATGGGGCCTGTCTTCAGTAATTTCGTCCTCGCCGATGAAATCAACCGTGCTCCTGCCAAAGTCCAGAGCGCACTCCTCGAGGCGATGCAAGAAAGACAAGTCACCCTGGGTGATGCAACCTATCGTCTGCCCGAACCTTTCCTCGTCCTTGCTACTCAGAACCCCATCGAGCAAGAAGGCACCTATCCCCTGCCCGAAGCTCAGGTCGACCGTTTCATGCTCAAAATCAAAGTCGGGTACCCGACCCGTTCTGAGGAACGTTTAATCCTCGATCTGGCGGCGACGACCGCTCCTCTTCCCAGCATTAATCCCGTCATCGACACCGGGGATATCATGCGTTCACGCGAGGTGATCAATCAGATTTATATCGACGAAAAAGTGCGTGATTACATCGTCGACTTAGTCTGGTGTACCCGTGACCCGAAAAGTTATAAACTCGAGCTGGCTGATTATATCCAGTACGGGGCCAGCCCTCGCGCCACGATCTCCCTCACCCTGGCCGCCAAGGCTTGGGCCTTTATGCAAGGCCGCGGTTATGTCACCCCTCAGGATGTAAAGTCCATCGGGATGGATGTCCTCCGCCACCGTGTCACGGTCACTTACGAGGCGGAAGCCGAAAACCTCACGAGTGAAGACATTGTCCAAAAGATTTTCGAGACACTGCCCGTTCCTTAATCACCCCGTTGTCTTAATCTTTTTAAAAAAACAACAGACACTCACCCCGGTCATTGTCGAAATATCCATCTAGGAAGATCATCCCCCATCACCCGTGAAAAAAGAAAAAACATCCGAGATCACCAAAGAAATCCTCAAGAAAGTCCGTCAGATTGAGATCCGGACCAAACACTTGGTCAATGACTCTCTCACCGGACAATACCATTCGGTCTTCAAAGGACGCGGAATGGATTTTGACGAGGTACGCGAGTATTCCCCCGGAGACGAGGTGCGCACGATTGATTGGAATGTGACCGCACGCGCCGGACGTCCCTTTATTAAGAAATTTACTGAGGAACGCGAACTGACCATCCTCTTGGTGGTGGACTTGAGCGCGTCCGGAAATTTCGGTTCACACCAGCAAAGCAAAAGGGAAATGGCTGCGGAGCTGGCCAGTGTCTTGGCCTTCAGCGCTATCCGGAATAATGACAAAGTCGGCCTTGTCCTTTTCACCGACAAGATCGAACAATACATTCCCCCGAAAAAAGGACGACTCCACGTCCTGCGTGTCATCCGTGAGATTCT contains the following coding sequences:
- the gap gene encoding type I glyceraldehyde-3-phosphate dehydrogenase, producing MAKVAINGFGRIGRLVFRAIVEQGLLGKEVEVVAVGDIVPADNLAYLLKYDSTQGRFKGEVSSTKSSPDKEEDDVLIVNGHRIDVVSARTPAELPWAKYGVDIVIESTGLFTDAEKAKGHLVAGAKRVIISAPAKGEDITVVMGVNDEKITADHKIISNASCTTNCLAPLVHVLLKEGIGIDEGLMTTVHSYTATQKTVDGPSKKDWKGGRSAAINIIPSTTGAAKAVGLVCPEVKGKLTGMSFRVPTPTVSVVDLTVRTVKETSYKEICALMKKASETYLKGILAYTEDEVASSDFIHDKSSSIFDAGSGIELNSKFFKLVSWYDNEWGYSNRCVDLLQKLIK
- a CDS encoding MoxR family ATPase yields the protein MSTNTIQALNEEVQRASTWIQPLQQEIGRVIIGQKYLVDRLMVGLIANGHVLLEGVPGLAKTLSLKTLAQAVTARFQRIQFTPDMLPADIVGTQIYNPRDGNFTTKMGPVFSNFVLADEINRAPAKVQSALLEAMQERQVTLGDATYRLPEPFLVLATQNPIEQEGTYPLPEAQVDRFMLKIKVGYPTRSEERLILDLAATTAPLPSINPVIDTGDIMRSREVINQIYIDEKVRDYIVDLVWCTRDPKSYKLELADYIQYGASPRATISLTLAAKAWAFMQGRGYVTPQDVKSIGMDVLRHRVTVTYEAEAENLTSEDIVQKIFETLPVP
- a CDS encoding DUF58 domain-containing protein; amino-acid sequence: MKKEKTSEITKEILKKVRQIEIRTKHLVNDSLTGQYHSVFKGRGMDFDEVREYSPGDEVRTIDWNVTARAGRPFIKKFTEERELTILLVVDLSASGNFGSHQQSKREMAAELASVLAFSAIRNNDKVGLVLFTDKIEQYIPPKKGRLHVLRVIREILFLKPTSQGTNINEALRFANKVTNRKSVMFLLSDFFADDYKTEVRLAARRHDLIGVMIHDPSEMNLPNIGLLTLEDSETGEQFEVDTSNSRLRNQFSDIATENLETTRKLFNSSGVDFLDLSTSRPYMPEVVRFFQTRIHRRKK